Within Methanobrevibacter sp., the genomic segment TGCTCTCTGAAGACTTCATGCATAAACTCAAAAAATAATTTATCATTTCTTAAAATTGAAATTAAAACTAATAATCTACCTGAATTTTGATCACAAGTTGATAAATATATTAATAAATCATTAGAAAATCCATTTAATCGACGATAACATACATTAGTCAATTCACGTGCTCTACGTTCACTATCCACCTGATAAATATTTTCAGTTAAAGATAACTCCATTAACTCTTTTTTTGAAATATCTTCAGCTAGATATTCAGCAGTGTTTTTTGTTTCAAGATACCAAAATGAATGACTCATAATTCCAGCACTATACTTCATAATATAATCACTGTTATTAGTATGTGTTGAATTAATAATAAAAGTTTTGAAGTATTGCCCGGAAAATGTAAAATTAAAGTTTCTTTAGAAGGTTAATTTTTTTAGATTTTTTACCTTCCTTTGAAACTTGGACATTTTGGAATTTTGCGTAATTAACTTTAACACCATCATCTAGGTCAATTTCTATATTTTGATTAGCTATGTGAGATAGTGCTTCATCATATTCTTGTGTTTCTTTTAATTGTTTTTGAAGTTTAGCTTTATCTTTAGTTGCTTTTACAACTTCTTGTTTTGATGATGAGTGATTAATTATATTGTCACAGTTAGCTATTGCTTGTTCGATAGCTTTTTGAG encodes:
- a CDS encoding DUF1819 family protein, whose translation is MKYSAGIMSHSFWYLETKNTAEYLAEDISKKELMELSLTENIYQVDSERRARELTNVCYRRLNGFSNDLLIYLSTCDQNSGRLLVLISILRNDKLFFEFMHEVFREHIILGNYIIKDSDLDIFFMNKSNQSEVIENWKDTTLRKVKTNYKNFLIEAGLLEKEEEDYKIILPFVDFKLKELLTQNNLTPFLNAITGGI